CACACTTATCGGCTGTTTATTTGTTAAAGAGCAGTTGCAACCAACTTCAGACTTCGCTAAACTCAGCAGCTTTTCGCTTCGTTTCGTCGTCTGCGTCAGCAGCAGAGATGCGAACTATACGCACACCAGCATCAACCGTCAACACCCCAACACGCACTTTTTGCAGCACCCCACCACCAAACCAAGACAAACCATTGATGCGGCAGCGTTTATTCAGCAAAAGTTTTTTGCGGCTTCACGGCTTTTCCTCTGCAAAACGTGCTGTGCGGCCAATCCTCACTGGGAATTCGGCCTCAGGAATGCGCCTTTTGTCTTGGGAAAAGCTCCCAAATCACCCCTCAAGGCTTCTTTCCTGACCCTACATACAACAACACCGCCCGAAGGCGGTGTTGTTTTAATCAAAGCGCATCAACTCTCAAGTACGGGTAATGGTGACGCCACCATCGACCGCCATGGCGGCACCGGTTATGAAACTGGATGCATCCGAGGCAAGATAGAGCGCAGCCTGGGCAATTTCTTCCGGCCGAGCCATTCGCTTTAAAGCATGCAAACCCGCGACGAATGCTTTTGCCTCCGGTGTATTGGCAACCGCTTGGCCCATCGGGGTATCTGTACCGCCGGCAAGGATGGCATTGGCACGTATACCAACAGGCCCCAGTTCCGCAGCCAGCACCCGGGTTAGCCCAACGATACCCGCTTTTGCTGCCGCATAAGCGGCCATCCCGGGGAAACCGATGTGATGGCCCACAAAGGTGGAGGTAAAGATCAAAGCTCCCTTCCCTCGCTGTTGCATGGCCGGGATCTGGTATTTAGCACAAAGGAAGGCGCTGGAGAGGTTGGCATTCAGGGTATCGTGCCAGCCTGATTGACTGATGCTCTGGACCGGTCCCATTGCGCCCAATGCACCTGCATTGTTGAATGCCACATCCAGCCCACCAAAACACGTTACCGCAGTGTCAACCAATCGTGCCGCAGTCTCTTCTTCCGTAATGTCGCCCGCGACGGCAACCGCCTCCCCATGCTGCTGCGTAATCGCTTTCGCCAATTCGTCCAGCTCGGCCTGTCGGCGGGCGTTGATCACCAGTTTGGCCCCTTCCTGGGCGAACAGCATGGCCGCTGCGCGCCCGATACCGGAACTGGCTCCAGTGATGATGACGACTTTTCCGTCTAATTGCCCCACTTCAACCTCCGTCTTTAAATCATGTCATGGAGGTTGCAGTCTAGGGGCAGCCCTGACAGCAGGGCATTCCGCTTCTTGCTGGATTAGCGACGTTCCAGGCCTTATTGCCGGAGCGCAATCCAGCAGGACGTTGCAGGTTAAACGGTGCCGCCGACGGTCAAACCATCAATGCGCAGGGTGGGCTGACCGACCCCCACCGGCACACTCTGCCCTTCCTTGCCGCAGACGCCCACGCCGGTATCCAGCTGCATGTCGTTACCGATCATGGAGATGCGGTTCATGGCCTCCGGGCCATTGCCGATCAAGGTTGCGCCTTTGACCGGGTAAGCCAGTTTGCCGTTTTCGATCTTCCAGGCTTCGTTGGCCGAGAACACGAACTTGCCACTGGTAATATCGACCTGCCCACCGCCAAAGTTGACCGCATAGAGGCCGTCCTTGACTGAGGCGATGATTTCCTCTGCCGGGGTGTGGCCTGCCAGCATATAGGTATTGGTCATGCGCGGC
This genomic stretch from Leeia aquatica harbors:
- a CDS encoding SDR family oxidoreductase, with the protein product MGQLDGKVVIITGASSGIGRAAAMLFAQEGAKLVINARRQAELDELAKAITQQHGEAVAVAGDITEEETAARLVDTAVTCFGGLDVAFNNAGALGAMGPVQSISQSGWHDTLNANLSSAFLCAKYQIPAMQQRGKGALIFTSTFVGHHIGFPGMAAYAAAKAGIVGLTRVLAAELGPVGIRANAILAGGTDTPMGQAVANTPEAKAFVAGLHALKRMARPEEIAQAALYLASDASSFITGAAMAVDGGVTITRT